One stretch of Candidatus Nitrosotenuis cloacae DNA includes these proteins:
- a CDS encoding cation:proton antiporter, whose protein sequence is MSGIEIIGDLGYLLLFSAAIGIIAYVLRQPLVLGFLVAGILIGPFGPFSLIKDTTMLTEFSEIAIVLLLFGVGLAFPITHLKSIGKLGAVIAVIEVVAMLGVGLGVGLAFGWSMMDSMFLAAALSISSTAIIVKVLEEMGVIEEPSSLLLIGVLVIEDLIAAVLISTLHSSVLSGGFSIDQMLWEIARIGMFIGGTVAFGCLGMPKVFALLSNIPRYELTILVALGLAFGLSFLSQELGFSAATGAFLAGVILAGSRFSEDIINLITPIREVFVAIFFVTIGALMDINIIAQYWLPILVITIVTIVGKTASVYLGVRLFQLGPNNALGIGLSMAQLGEFSFIVLMIGQDLGATSSFLFPIVGMVVVLTTILAPFLIKKGTKMLVAY, encoded by the coding sequence TTGTCTGGAATAGAGATAATCGGAGATTTGGGGTATTTGCTGCTGTTTTCGGCAGCAATTGGAATCATCGCATATGTTTTGCGACAGCCCTTGGTTTTGGGGTTTTTAGTAGCTGGGATCTTGATTGGTCCCTTTGGCCCCTTTAGTCTAATCAAAGATACCACAATGCTGACTGAATTCTCAGAGATTGCCATAGTTTTGTTGTTGTTTGGTGTAGGTCTGGCATTTCCAATTACTCATCTCAAAAGCATTGGCAAGCTTGGTGCAGTAATTGCCGTAATTGAAGTGGTGGCAATGCTTGGAGTTGGTTTGGGTGTAGGCCTCGCATTTGGCTGGTCCATGATGGATTCGATGTTTTTAGCAGCCGCATTATCAATTAGCTCTACTGCAATTATAGTCAAAGTGCTGGAAGAAATGGGAGTAATCGAAGAACCCTCGTCCTTGCTTCTGATTGGCGTACTAGTAATAGAAGACTTGATTGCAGCTGTGTTGATTTCTACATTACACTCTTCGGTTTTGTCTGGCGGATTTAGCATTGATCAGATGTTATGGGAGATTGCTAGAATTGGTATGTTCATTGGTGGAACCGTTGCATTTGGTTGTCTTGGGATGCCAAAAGTTTTTGCATTATTGTCAAACATTCCACGATACGAGCTTACCATACTAGTTGCTTTGGGATTGGCATTTGGTTTGTCATTTTTGTCGCAGGAGCTTGGCTTTTCTGCGGCAACAGGTGCTTTTTTGGCAGGAGTAATACTAGCTGGCTCTAGATTCTCTGAAGACATCATTAATCTGATTACGCCGATTCGTGAAGTCTTTGTAGCAATATTCTTTGTTACTATTGGTGCGTTAATGGATATCAACATTATAGCTCAGTATTGGCTGCCGATTCTGGTGATTACAATAGTCACCATAGTGGGCAAGACTGCATCTGTGTATCTGGGGGTAAGGCTATTCCAGCTTGGGCCAAACAATGCACTAGGCATTGGCCTATCCATGGCACAGCTAGGTGAGTTTTCATTTATCGTATTGATGATAGGACAAGACTTGGGTGCTACCAGCTCGTTCCTCTTCCCAATAGTGGGCATGGTAGTTGTGCTGACTACAATACTTGCACCATTCCTGATCAAAAAGGGAACCAAGATGTTGGTTGCGTACTAG